Sequence from the Carassius auratus strain Wakin chromosome 32, ASM336829v1, whole genome shotgun sequence genome:
tgtcaaactaaattcctttaggcccgagccctgtagagtgttgttccaacccttctcaaacacacaaggcatgtagttttcaaatgagcctgaagggcatgattagttggatcaggtgtgttctatcaggcttgaatctaaactctgcaggtctccggccttccagggactgagtttgacacccgtggcttagaaagaaagagtgaggttctctgtcccctttcgtgtgggtttccctgtgtctcctgggggcaaaaggccacagctcctcttcagggcaggtgaaatgatgctttgtggaaaactgtgaggttccaggtaaattccctgaatctcatccagcgacattgcgtgtaggcccgtgcaatccttttatttacagtgaagtcaaaattctgcatgcatgctggctaatgctacatgaaggcagcaatagcatccctctcatattcatgtaacacgtggccacgtcctcctgaggttttgtgaagtttcaaaggccatattgctgcactggcccggtcctgaagatttgccttgtacaacgttcggaagattagacccttccgatcagagcaggccacacaactccttgtccaagctctttgttttctccagactggactactgctatgctcccttggcgggtcttccggcacgtactatcaagcctctgcaactgatccaggatgcagcagcgagactggtcttcaacgagccaaagaaagcccacgtcacacctctcttcataattttgcactggctaccaatagctgttcgcatcagattcaaggtactgatgtttgcctacaagataaccactggctctgcagcaatatacctaaagtcgctggtgcagacctacgcttgctttctgcaagtgaacgatgcctcgtggtgccatcccaaagaggcacaaaatcactctcaaggaccttttcgtggactgttcccagctggtggatcggcctgcctatctcaattcgagcagcggaggctttaacccttttcaaaaagtgtctaaaaactcatccttgtcttcaacgcctgcccaattaatactggcatttgcctaatgcgtcgttttgtcaaagtgaacgccctgctggcccaacgtagcagaagactgaagtctctgtctgcagccaaaggataggtctgtcagaagtgggattcgaacccacgcctccaggggagactgcgacctgaacgcagcgccttagaccgctcggccatcctgacacccttgcctggctagagatggcctgttcgagccgcacctgaaaccagggaacctagaagctactttttctctgttcgggccccctttagcccacgggcctcgttggcgcagttaggcagcgcgtcagtctcataatctgaaggtcgtgagttcgagcctcacacagGGCAGGGTGGttcttttttctgataactgagagagcttagaccagggtgtcaaactaaattcctttaggcccgagccctgtagagtgttgttccaacccttctcaaacacacaaggcatgtagttttcaaatgagcctgaagggcatgattagttggatcaggtgtgttctatcaggcttgaatctaaactctgcaggtctccgggccttccagggactgagtttgacacccgtggctttagaaagaaagagtgaggttctctgtcccctttcgtgtgggtttccctgtgtctcctgggggcaaaaggccacagcttcctctcagggcaggtgaaatgatgctttgtggaaaactgtgaggttccagggtAAAttcctgaatctcatccagcgacaatgcgtgtaggcccgtgcaatccttttattacagtgaagtcaaaatctGCATNNNNNNNNNNNNNNNNNNNNNNNNNNNNNNNNNNNNNNNNNNNNNNNNNNNNNNNNNNNNNNNNNNNNNNNNNNNNNNNNNNNNNNNNNNNNNNNNNNNNTCATCTAACAGCgcggttttttttttaaagttacgcTACAATCACGACTGTAATTCAGGCAGAGTTCCTGCAGAGATTCAACCTTAAACGCTCCCGTTCCAAATCCTGAGCGCATCACTGAGCCCGAGCTCACTTGAGTGAACTGTAATTCATTCCACAAACATGCCCATGAGAACCAATACTCTCCTTAATGAAAAACATGAGTAAAGTGGAAAAATTGTGCTTTCTCATATACAGACGGTCTTGAGATTGTTCTGATCAGAATAGCTTATAAAGTGCAAGACTGAATCGTCTTCTAATGCATTTACTGCCACAATCTTTCATAAAACATCTGGTTGAACTGTAACAAAAGCTTAAGCACACACAGGATGAATCTTTTGATCAAGTGGCTGTTGATAAGAGAAAAGTAACCatcctttttttcccctccacAACTTTtcataaatcttttaaaaatacagaTCATCTAAATTGCAATTTCACTATTATGTATGAAATAGCTTTTAATttcacttcttttaaaaaaaaaaaagaatcacatgaTGGCTTGTTTCATATGAATGTAGATGCAAACACAAACAAAGGTTTCATTTCATGTATCTGCTTTGTCTTTTGGTTTCCACTATTTTGAATGCCTCGTGTATTCTGGTGGGGGGATTTTAAGATTTTACAGGGTTAAGTTGTGTGTACAGTACACACATAGTGTGCTTTCTTGTGAATGCAATTATGGAACAAAAAAGAAGGAATTCTTAAGTGCCTCATGGTAGGTATACTTTCCCTAGTAGCATTGGATTAGCATGGAAGTTTTTTTTGCTGGATCATCACTGTGGTTGCTATCAGCAGCAATCTTGTCACACTGAACATTGTACTTCCAATGTACTTCCCTCTTTAGTCCTCAATTtgaatttttctgaaaatgtatgtgATTCTTGTCAATACTTTTCATAATGCTTCATTTtagttcagaaaacaaaaatactcctGACAAAGACATGTTTTTCGTTGTTGCTCTCTCACACCAACTAATGTTCACTTTCCATCTCAGTCTACCAAAAGAACAATGTGTGAGTGTTTTTCCTATGTGATAACACAGTATCTTAGCCCCCTCTGGCTCACAGTGAGGAGAATTTCAAATAGTCCCGGGACAGCAGGGTCATAGGGATTACCAATAATTTTCTCTACTAGGAAACTGTCTCCATCAAGCTGTGCTTTAAGGCATCCTGCATGTTCTATCTTACCAGTTAAaagttattactccagtcttcagtgtcaaagatccttcagaaatcattttagtaGTCAAAAATTCACAATTTATTCACagttgaaaaataatatttaatatctgtatattatttaaggaaactttttttttaatttttcttttaggatactttgatgcatagaaagttcaaaagaacagcatttttttttttaaatatagattttaaaaaaaaaaatattataaagatctttattgtcacttttgatcaacgcatccttgctaaataaattttatttacttaaaaaaaaagaaaatattatttacttttcaCAAACTTTGAAAGTACATGTGAATTGGGTCAACCAACAGACATCTGGCTAAATTGACCAGATTATTTCACACAGCCTCAATAGGTCTTTATGACAGCGTAACTTTAtacttttgtaataaaaaaagaaaaaaaagtttaaaccatCTTTTAAAATTCTCTCTaactttttgttttacattaagaAAAGCCAAACAAGTCTATGCATTAAAAAAGCTGGTATACAATGAAACCTGTTTAAAGATTTCTGACCAttcttaaggctggttcacacggcaggataattaggccgattttagccccgattcaccccttccgacaatcttaggatgctccgattatcgtaaaataatctgatcaaatattcctgccgtgtgtggtgtgttaagactgctctcctctgctcggaagaatgtcgggaccgctccaaTCTCAAATcagggatatccaacatgttggatttattttgcccgatttcttctcgtgtgtggtgtcccccgaggacaaacaatcacgcagcctgtggactgtgggcgtgtagccaatcagaaagcgaggtgacgaggcggcgagcaagtaccgggaaacaaaatcaaaacagccggcctatataatataacaaatataacaaatacaaataaagtcgatgggcataactacatctacaactgcagtccaccagagtacatggaaacgaatatatgaacgttatttcaacggttattaatctgtgtagtacgtaacaacatttctatgagatgaAACAACAaatatcatgatgtagcaagtatagtccatgctcgcgttgtctccacccctttttgaccatcgccttttcttgtttttcttttgttttgttttttccgttaaaaacaaagcacaactATGGCCACTGCACCCTCTTcttccgccatgattgtttactctgaagtcacgttgatctcgagggattttgcgagatttccccgtctgacctgggaatgctcgggagtcaattcggttcgtgtgtgatgtgttgattttgccgtgtggctgcacaccacacactgaacgaccaaaactgttagaccggtgattttttatcgccgtgtgtggggtctctcaggtttggaaaatcggccgacaattttaaaatcgtcccgtgtgaaccaggccttaggtACTACATCTTTTGAAGACTGCAGGGGTGTATGGTGCTCTATAGTGGGGACTGAGATGATGTTGTGACGGAAAGGCCTTCAGAAGCGGAAAACTTATGTACAGCGCACTTCACATTTTAATTCTTCATAGTAGGTATCAATcctaaatttagattaaaaaaatatataataattacatttgagGGCAAGTGCATTTAGTTCTTTTGCAGGTGAGCTGGGGTGAACGCTAAAGGCAAGAGCTCTCTGAGACTGGTCTTCTTATAGGTTCCATCTGGCTTAGTGAGGTAAACGTCCCATTCTGTGCCAAACTAAGACAACACAgagttgaagaagaaaaaaaaagagcaagtgagaggaaaatattttaaaaagctgagataaatgaaaaaaattctaaagtaATGACTGTCATTACATGTGATCAAATATGTAGCCATACCTCCATTAATACCTGTCGACAAGCACCGCAGGGTCCCACAAAACTATCTTTGATATCACTGTTGGTGAGATGAAAAGGATTCTTTAACATACTAAAAATATATTCTCTGTTCAGTAAGTCAGCCTGTATTGGAATATATGATATACCATGTGACAGCTATGGCTGTAAATCTTCGGTAGCCTTCTGCGACCGCTCTCTGTATTGCAGTTCTCTCCGCACATACAGTAAGGCCATAGGAGGCATTCTCAACATTGCAGCCTAAAACACATAAGTCATGAACACTCTGAGAGCATAAGATGATAAAATGCTGTAGAATCATGTTGGTTCagtcaaatgaaataaataatcatgTGCATCGGCCTACCGGTGATAATGGCGCCCCCTGTCGTCAAAACGGCAGCACCGACTGGAAACCCGCTGTACGGACAGTAAGCCATTTCTCGTGCCTGCAAGCATTTTGCTACTAGTTCCGCAACTTATTCACAAAAGTTAAGCTCGTGCATgacgaaacaaaaaaaaaaaaaggacaaaacaacGGGAGAAAATAAAAAGGCGCATCAATATACAACTATACCACTGTTTTACTTAATGAAATATATCTTAAGACAAAACTAGCAATATACACACAACCCAGCAAGCCTTCATTGCTATTTTATCTCCTAAAAGTAACATGCACATGCCAAAACAAAGGCCTGTCAACTAGCAAACGTGCATTAAATTCAGGCTGCAAATCCGCATGCTTGTTTTACATGTATTGGATTAAATGTGCACCTACCGGCCATAACTAACCGTCTTGTTACCCTGGActagatattttcaaaatacaccGCAGTTTTATGAACAGTTGTTTTTACCTCGACAGAGATAACGACATTTCTTGGACGGGGGCTGTGACAGGACAACTGACCTCGAGCAATTGTTGTGGGCGGGGCAAAAACGACCCTAACAACCCTCTCAATtcataaatacatgaaaaaataaatagtattttaaatagtttagcacgcgttttaattttgatatttacaACTGTTctctatgaaaaaatatatactgacatataaaaaaaaaaataaaaaaatagaagaatttctatttttctatttctaCTTTTAACCCTCTGGCCCTCACAtaaaaaaatggattttaaatgctttcactctattttaatgtgaacaattgcatttataaaaaaaaaaaaatgtaaataaataaagagataaaaaaaatatgaattctaATGGAGAAAATAgctaattataattgtataaatattgcatagtatcataaaattccctaaaaatcatatataataataaaaaaatattattgaacagaaatatattacattggttttcctgaagaagaaaaaagtaacatttcaagGCTTCGGTCACTTTTAACCACGAAGAAGGTTAGTGTGATTCCCAAACGAAGATGGTCAGAgggttaaaaatgcatttaataagatCACTCAGTATAAATAATACAGGGCATTTTCAGAGCATCACTGGAATTTATTGAGCATACTGCTCTATTGGTGAAGAAAGCATAGGtttcaaaattatatacaaaCCAAAAAGACACAGTATGAACACACAAAGAAAGCCTAGATTGTTAATccaaaatgcaaacaaatacaggGTTCTCTGACAGTGGTCTCTGGTGGGAGCATAGTTGGGAGGATATATGGAGTAAATCCAGTAGGTACCTGAAAGAACAGAACGAGAACGCCATTGGTTTTAATttcactattatttatatatacataaataagaataaagatgttatatTGACACTGAGCTGACACTACCAGTAATGTAAATCTCTTTCCCTCACCAGCAAAGAACCAGCACACAATGAATATGAAGAGCATAAAGCTGAAGGCACTGCAGAACCGTGCCAGTAGACAGTCATCCAAAGTGTTCCTCAGGTACATGACCAACAGTAAAAGCAAACCAGTCACTCCAGCCACAGTCACATAGATGGAGAGGTTTGGCTGAACAGGGCACTCATGAAAATGACTTGCTCCTAGAAACATTAATCCAAACAGCCATatgtaaaaaaatagaataaaaaaaggctTCTAGTGGTGCGATAAAGCTTCTCCTCTTCTTTGGTAATTGATATACACTTATTAATTAAAAGCAAGCATTTACAGCACTTATCatcttttcaatattttatactgtaaacaaAAACTGCTCTTTACCTAATCCAGTAGCTGTTATTAAAATCATCCATGCAATCATGTTTATcatcactggaaaaaaaaaaagaagagttgtattattattattattttttggtttatTGGTGATTggggaaattatatatatatatatatatatatatatatagtatacacacacacacacacaccattttaaAGCTTTCTTGATATTCTTACCAATTAAAGATTTTCTGGCAGCTGTCTCCGTAGTCTCCATCTTCAATAATTTCTTAAATAGTTCATaagaatgtaatttttatattagaaaaataaataaaataaaataaaaatggcctCATAGGCTTTCAAATATGAGGAGAACTCTCCCAAAATTAGCTTTATTGTGAAGATGTGAACAGAATATTGAAGTTAAAGCGGACAGAGCTGCTCGGAGTCAACCAGTATGTTTTCACAGCTCTGTGGTCAGCAGACTCAGCCAGTAGCTTTAAAACACTTCCTTTGGCAAAATGTTGAGAAACTGTTTTTGCAAACCCAAACTGAAGCAGAGCAACCACCTTTTTGCCtctatgtacatttttatttatatataaaaaaaaaataggttaacAAAATTTGAGTAGTATGAATATTACACATTGCGGTGACAGTTTATATTGgatttatattgatatttttcaaGTCTAGGCCTTGATTTTGAACTGGaggtaaatatataattatacaggtGATCTCAAAAAAGCTGATTTTCTGTAGCCCTGTACTAGAAAATAGGATATAATATCAAGGTCATGGATTTGATTCTTGGGGAACACACTGatcaaatgtataattaaattgtgatttaaattaaatcatgCATATTCCAAAATATCTAATGCTTGTTGCTGAGAGTTTGAAGCCAATGACTGTGGCCTTTGGCAAGTATTCTTTACACAGATATAAAGCACTGAACATCCACTACACAGCAGCAGGACAGCCAAACAGCCATAACAGACTGTATTCAACCAGAATGCAAAGAGGTAGAGAGTTTTGTTGCAGTAGTTCTGTCCATTTGTTGGGTCATAACTTGGAGGATGTACAGAATATATCCAGACACTCCCTGGAATACACAGAGAGAACTTTTCAGTGGagttaaatattaatttgatatcTGTgaaatttaaacaacaaaattaatattctttttttatgtccttctatattttacatttatttttgctaatattttCCAGTTTAATTTAAAGAGTAGTCCACCGATCGTCAAACAGCTTGTTACAATGTAGTTTAGGTAAATGGACAAAGTGTATTATTTTTCTAAGATATCTGCACAGAGATATTCATGTCAGCAAAAGTCTGCTGGACTTTTGTGAAAACTGCAGCTTGTACTTCTGCATTTTTGTATTCCCTGTTCTTAAGCCTTATGGGTATTATGGGTGTTGAAGTTTTCCTACCTTTTAGCCACAGACATTTTCCCTCTGTGAcaccaattaaaaaaagaaattaaaggcCAATTTTGCCAGTTTGTAAATTATGCCTTGGCATTATGGCACTAgactacacattttattttttaaccgcAGAGAATGTTTAACCTTCTTTCACATGCATTTCTAcattatttttcctttaaaatatcatcacCCCTCCTTCTGTAACTCTTGTTTgacaaatatgtgaccctggaccacaaaacttaagtgtcttaagtcttaagtgtcaattttttctaaattatctttccattgatgtatggtttgtaggAATGGTCAACAcgtggccgagatacaactatttgaaaacctggaatctgagggtgacaaaaaaaaaaaaaaaaaaaaaaaaaaattaaatatcacttttaaaagttgtccaaattaagttctcagcaatgcatattacaaatcaaaaattaagcttagatatatttatggtaggaaacatacaaaacattttcatggaacataataGCCTAtttgcttaatatcctaatgatttttggcattaaaaaaaataaaaacataaaaaaattattttcaccataaaatgttttttttttttttggctattgctaaaaatataccccagcgacttaagactggttttgtggtccagggtcacatatactcACCTGTGATGAACCAGCAGACAACAAATAGGTAGAGGATAGCGCTGACGGAGATGATCAGGATAGACAACAGCAGCAACTCAAAGGCATCCTTTGCAAGTGTACCACACAATAAGCCCAGGCTTACTATCAGAACAAGCAAAACAAATACACCAAATACTATAAGGTAGACTGGGATGTAGGgctggacaggacagtctctcaGAAAGTAAGcccctaaaaaacaaaaaaaaacaaaggcaggTTTGGTTTACAAAGGCAATGTTTCTAGCACAGACAACAGTGAACAATGAGGTAAAAATGCATGATTTACCAATTCCAGTGGCAGCAATTATAACCCCCAGAACAACAACAGTCAGTAAAGCTGAAAAATAAACAGATTGCTCAGACAATAATAATGTTTACATACTTTGCCAAGTATACACTAAAATTAGAAAcatttgtgagagagagagagagagagagagagagagagagagagagagagagagagagagagagagagagagagagagagagagagagaggttataTTAGTTTAACAGATAAAAAGACATCATATTCTTACCAAACAGTGATGTTAAAAATGGTGATGGCTTTGAATCGTCCATTCTCAGAATATATGATAGTTGCTGAATATGAACTATTACtctgtttaaaaataagaaaatataagaTATCATTAGACATTAAACTATGTTGATTATTAAAATGGAATACATGGCTCTAAGGATCATTAAAAGTCCCTCACTTCAGCGTAAATGTTGACAAAAGTTTACTCTTGCATCTCCTGTCAGGCTTTAAACAGCATAACTGTGTAGTGTGTTCACCTCATAACATTAAGAATGGTGAAATTCTTCTCGATCTGTCTTACTGAAAGTAGCTAGGATTTCCAGTATTTCCTAACTTACAATAAACCCCTTGAGTCAAACCTAGCGTTATGTTACATCAGAGTGAAACTCGTTTCCGCGGTGAGCCACATGCTTTCCACTATGAAGCGGTC
This genomic interval carries:
- the LOC113052217 gene encoding cytidine deaminase-like isoform X2, translating into MAYCPYSGFPVGAAVLTTGGAIITGCNVENASYGLTVCAERTAIQRAVAEGYRRFTAIAVTCDIKDSFVGPCGACRQVLMEFGTEWDVYLTKPDGTYKKTSLRELLPLAFTPAHLQKN
- the LOC113052217 gene encoding cytidine deaminase-like isoform X1, yielding MAVAELVAKCLQAREMAYCPYSGFPVGAAVLTTGGAIITGCNVENASYGLTVCAERTAIQRAVAEGYRRFTAIAVTCDIKDSFVGPCGACRQVLMEFGTEWDVYLTKPDGTYKKTSLRELLPLAFTPAHLQKN